The following nucleotide sequence is from Bacteriovorax sp. PP10.
GGCCTTTTAAAAACTTTGTATTCGGCTCATGTCCAATACCTAAAAAGAAACCATCAGTTTTTCTATCTGTGACTTCGTTTGTTTGGTTATTGATAACTTTAAGTGCCGTTACACCTGTGTCGTCAAAGATAATTTCTTTAACTTCTGTGTTCCATACAACTTCAATTTTTGGATTTTTGAATGTTCTATCTTGCATTGGTTTACTTGCACGGAAATGATCTTTTCTGTGTACCAGGTAAACTTTTTCAGCAAAACGAGTTAAGAAGTTTGCTTCTTCAAGAGCTGTATCACCACCACCAACAACGTGAACAATTCTTCCTCTGTAGAAGAATCCATCACAAGTCGCGCATGCCGAAACACCCTTACCGATTAATTCCATTTCGTTTTTAAGGCCAAGATATTTTGCTGAAGCACCAGTTGAGATGATCACAGTTTCAGCTAAGAATTCTTTTCCGTTGTCACAAGTGATATGGAAAGGTCTTTTTGAAAAATTGATATCTGTTACTTTTGCTGGAAGATATTCTGTTCCAAAACGTAGTGTTTGTTTTTTCATATGGGCCATTAGGTCTGGTCCCATAACTCCTTCCGGAAATCCCGGAAAGTTTTCTACGTCAGTAGTTGTTGTTAATTGTCCGCCCGGCTCGTGTCCTTCGATAACTAAAGGAGAGAGTCCTGCTCTTGAAGCATATAGTGCGGCCGTATATCCTGCAGGGCCTGAGCCCACGATAATGACTTGTCTTGTTTCCATGCTAAATTCCTAAATTTTTTTACTCACCTAATAGTGAAGCTTTTAACTCAGCTGCACTTTCTTCTTCGTTTTTGATCTTAACTTTGATTTCCAATGGACGGTCATCAAGCTCAGGATTCATTTGGTAGTAAGCACTTACAGTTGATAAATCTCCAGGTGATGGAGCTTCAGCAGTAGTTTTGAACTGCTCGCCTGTAACGTTACATTCGTATTTATAGATTTTTTTGATCTTTTTCTTGCTCATTTTGAGGCCTCTTCATTGGGAATTATTTACCTACAGTTATAGATAATTAATCGCGTTGAAGCAAGGATTTCCCTTCTGTGTGCGGGGCGTGATCAATGTTAAACTGTTAATTAATATGAAAAAATTAGTAATTTTATCGACACTTTTGTTTACGGGCGCATTAACGGGCAAAGTTTGGGGGTTCGCCCTCGACGAAGTGAACCTCCAGGACGTCTCAACATCTGGAAAAAGCTTAATGCTTGACCGCGGGACTTTGGAGAATTTCGTTGAAGGAACGTTTGCGAGATTCTTCATTCAAAAAGGCCCAAAAGAATTCCCAAAAGTTTTTTTAGTCGGTGAAGGTGAGCTGGTTAAGAGTTTTCCAAGAAAATCATATTGGATACTAAAGCGCGTTTACATGCCTAACGTGATCAAACCAAATTCTAAAATTCTCATGCTGACTTCTGCAAGTGTCACAAGTGGACGCCCATTAAAAGTTAAAAACCGCCATGTGGTTTTATCTGAAAGTAACGGCGGCGATGTCGATACTTATCTTGATCAAAACAAAGATACAGTTCCTGCTCGTTTAGTAAAAGCAGGCGATAATTACGAGCCTTCTCCTGATGTTTTTGAAAGAGAAGAAATGCGTGACCTGACTCCGGAAGCGGATGTTGTGGTGACGACTTATGAAAAATACAAAGAGA
It contains:
- the trxB gene encoding thioredoxin-disulfide reductase, coding for METRQVIIVGSGPAGYTAALYASRAGLSPLVIEGHEPGGQLTTTTDVENFPGFPEGVMGPDLMAHMKKQTLRFGTEYLPAKVTDINFSKRPFHITCDNGKEFLAETVIISTGASAKYLGLKNEMELIGKGVSACATCDGFFYRGRIVHVVGGGDTALEEANFLTRFAEKVYLVHRKDHFRASKPMQDRTFKNPKIEVVWNTEVKEIIFDDTGVTALKVINNQTNEVTDRKTDGFFLGIGHEPNTKFLKGQITLDDHGYIKTAGFHPDTNIPGVFACGDVQDPYYRQAISAAGSGCQAAIRAERFLETEHDKKNA